The following DNA comes from Kaistia sp. 32K.
CGCAGACGCATGTGCATCGCGGCCTGACGATCTGCTGGGCGGCGCAGGCGGCGCTGCATCATTTCCACGGCATGCCGAAGCACGACCTCGACGCCAAGGCGTTCGGCATCTTCCGCCATCGCAGCCTCTTGCCGAGCTCGCCCTATCTGCGCGGCTTCTCGGATGATTTCACCATCCCCGTGTCGCGCTGGACCGAGGTGCGCAGCGCCGATGTTCCCACGGGAAGCGGGCTCCGGACGCTGGCCGAGAGCGACCAGACCGGCCTCTGCCTGCTCGAGGATCCCGGCCACCACATGCTGCACATGCTGAACCACGTCGAATACGACACGACCTCGCTCGCGGACGAGTATCATCGCGACGCGGCGATCGATCCCGCCATGCCGCTGCCGGTCGACTACTTCCCGGACGACGACCCGACGCGGCGGCCGGAGAACCGCTGGCGCAGCCATGCGCATCTCCTGTTCAGCAACTGGATCAACGACGTCTACCAGACCACGCCCTTCGACATGGCGCGGGTCGGGCTGGACCGCGACAAGGGCTGAACGCGACGAGCGTTGACGGCAAACGAAAAAGGGCGGCGCCTCGGCACCGCCCTTTTTTGTTTCACGTCGTCGGGATCCGGCCCACAGCTCGGAGCCGCTAAAGCACCTGCGCCTTTCAGGCCAATCGACCGGCTCCGCCATCATCCTGAGGTGCTTCGCGTAAGCGAAGCCTCGAAGGAGGCTCCAGCGGGGCACCCCAGTTGCAGACGAAATCCGGCGAAATCCGCGCGGCGACCTAAATCAGGCGTTCCCTGGACCCTCCTTCGAGGCCCGGCGTTGCCGGGCACCTCAGGATGATGGCCGAGTTTTGCGAATGCAGCCCGGGAGCGACACCGCTCCCCGATCAGACCGGGCGGACCAGAATGTGCTTCTTGCGGCCGAGCGAGAGCTTCACCACGCCCTCGGCGGTCAGCGCGTCCGGGCCGACCAGCACCTTCTCGTCGGTGATCGCCTGGTCGTTGACCCGCAGGCCGCCGCCCTTGATCTGGCGCCGCGCTTCGCCGTTCGAGGCGACGAGGCCCGCCTGCACGAACAGCGACAGCACGCCGAGACCATTGGCGAATTCCGACGCGCCGACCTCGATCGTCGGCAGGTTTTCCGCAAGAGCGCCTTCCTCGAAGGTGCGCCGCGCCGTCTCGGCTGCCTCTTCCGCTGCCGCGCGGCCATGCGCCAGCGCCGTCACCTCGGTGGCGAGGATCTTCTTGGCGTCGTTGATCTCGGAGCCGCCGAGCGCCGCGAGCCGGGCGATCTCGTCGAGCGGCAGCTCGGTGTAGAGCTTCAGGAAGCGCTCGACGTCGCCATCCTCGGTGTTGCGCCAGAACTGCCAGAACTCGTAGGAGCCGAGCATGTCGGCGTTGAGCCAGACGGCGCCGTTCGCGGTCTTGCCCATCTTGGCGCCGGACGAGGTGGTGAGCAGCGGCGTCGTCAGCGCGTAGAACTGCTTGTCGAGCATGCGGTGGCCGAGCTCGATGCCGTTGACGATGTTGCCCCA
Coding sequences within:
- the metA gene encoding homoserine O-succinyltransferase, whose amino-acid sequence is MPIKIPDDLPASRTLEAEGVVVMRETDAVRQDIRPLRIGLLNLMPNKISTETQFARLIGASPLQVELTLVRITDHTPRHTAAEHMLAFYQPWEDVKSERFDGFIITGAPVERMPFEAVSYWDEMRRILDWTQTHVHRGLTICWAAQAALHHFHGMPKHDLDAKAFGIFRHRSLLPSSPYLRGFSDDFTIPVSRWTEVRSADVPTGSGLRTLAESDQTGLCLLEDPGHHMLHMLNHVEYDTTSLADEYHRDAAIDPAMPLPVDYFPDDDPTRRPENRWRSHAHLLFSNWINDVYQTTPFDMARVGLDRDKG
- the tyrS gene encoding tyrosine--tRNA ligase, which codes for MSAFKSELMQILTERGFVHQCSDSEGLDRRFASESVTGYIGFDATAKSLHVGSLMQIMMLRWMQKTGHRPLALMGGGTTRIGDPSFKDEARKLLTDEMIDENLAGIRKVFANYIDFEGGERPAIMANNAEWLNGLQYIDFLRDVGRHFSVNRMLSFDSVKMRLDREQSLSFLEFNYMILQAYDFVELNQRHDVILQMGGSDQWGNIVNGIELGHRMLDKQFYALTTPLLTTSSGAKMGKTANGAVWLNADMLGSYEFWQFWRNTEDGDVERFLKLYTELPLDEIARLAALGGSEINDAKKILATEVTALAHGRAAAEEAAETARRTFEEGALAENLPTIEVGASEFANGLGVLSLFVQAGLVASNGEARRQIKGGGLRVNDQAITDEKVLVGPDALTAEGVVKLSLGRKKHILVRPV